The Lysobacterales bacterium genome includes a region encoding these proteins:
- a CDS encoding zinc-ribbon and DUF3426 domain-containing protein, translated as MYTQCSHCLTVYRIALDDLSGGRGEVVCGSCDQPFDALATLRPSPPPEPLVRLDVRPPVLPRPRLIDAVMRPAALQPTLFPAPSAAAAGNPPGFLRRPQRTPGARTGRAAWWSGTALLALVLFAQILYAERDRLLAIPTYRAWADSVCLALGCTLPGSDRAIDGLALVSRDIRRHPAVEGALLISATLANRADRGRPYPVLELTLSDLDGRVLAMRRFRPVDYLSDPRRADAGMPAATTLPLEFEVVDPGPSAVAFEFRFLPPDA; from the coding sequence ATGTACACCCAGTGCAGCCACTGCCTGACCGTCTACCGGATCGCCCTCGACGACCTGTCGGGCGGCCGTGGCGAGGTGGTATGCGGCAGTTGCGACCAGCCCTTCGATGCCCTGGCCACGCTGCGGCCGTCGCCGCCGCCGGAGCCGCTGGTACGGCTCGACGTGCGCCCCCCGGTGCTGCCCCGGCCGCGCCTGATCGATGCGGTGATGCGACCGGCTGCCCTGCAGCCGACGCTGTTCCCGGCACCATCGGCCGCTGCGGCCGGCAACCCGCCCGGATTCCTGCGACGACCCCAGCGGACCCCGGGTGCGCGCACCGGTCGAGCGGCATGGTGGTCGGGTACCGCCCTGTTGGCGTTGGTCCTGTTTGCCCAGATCCTCTACGCCGAGCGCGATCGCCTGCTGGCAATCCCGACCTACCGGGCGTGGGCCGACTCGGTGTGCCTGGCGCTGGGCTGCACGCTGCCCGGTTCCGATCGGGCCATCGACGGCCTGGCCCTGGTCTCCCGCGACATCCGTCGTCATCCGGCCGTCGAGGGGGCACTGTTGATCAGCGCGACCCTGGCCAACCGGGCCGATCGCGGGCGTCCCTACCCCGTCCTCGAACTCACGCTCTCGGACCTTGATGGCAGGGTGCTGGCGATGCGGCGTTTCCGGCCGGTCGACTATCTGTCCGACCCGCGACGGGCGGACGCCGGCATGCCGGCGGCCACCACGCTGCCTCTGGAGTTCGAAGTGGTGGATCCCGGCCCCTCGGCGGTGGCCTTCGAGTTCCGCTTCCTCCCCCCGGATGCCTGA
- a CDS encoding DNA-3-methyladenine glycosylase 2 family protein, whose protein sequence is MVTVTNPAVDVPSGLPPAQVCEQARLSRDSRFDGLFFTAVTSTGIYCRPVCPAPAPRAANVRYYPSAAAAESAGFRPCLRCRPELAPAAGPWRRGDAVLARALALIEDGALAQAPLADLADRLHLGERQLRRLFSERLGASPVAVHGTRRLLFAKQLLTETAMPVTEVALAAGFGSLRRFHTVFRSAYRMPPGALRRRTDRRVGPVAGDPLELRLAYRPPFDFRASLRFLAQRSLAGIDAVVDGGYERWLGGGAFCRITAWSPDAQALRLRLQGVPPAALQGVVATVRRVFDLDAEPQAVNGVLSGDPLLAASVQRHPGLRLPGAWDGFETAVRAVLGQQVSVAAARTLATRLLERIGVPCGDGGRLFPGPAALLDADLGGLGLTGARMATLRTVAVALLEGRVDFSPGQALESFVARWTALPGIGTWTAHYLALRVLGHPDAFPADDLVLRRVAGGAAGPIAAGALAARAKAWRPWRAYGAVHLWRAATPPSNTKESCA, encoded by the coding sequence ATGGTCACGGTCACGAACCCTGCCGTCGATGTTCCGAGCGGCCTGCCGCCCGCGCAGGTCTGCGAGCAGGCGCGCCTCAGCCGCGACAGCCGCTTCGACGGCCTGTTCTTCACCGCGGTGACCAGCACCGGCATCTACTGCCGGCCGGTCTGCCCGGCCCCGGCACCGCGCGCGGCCAATGTCCGCTACTACCCGAGCGCGGCGGCTGCAGAGTCGGCGGGCTTCCGACCCTGCCTGCGCTGCCGGCCGGAGCTGGCGCCGGCGGCCGGGCCCTGGCGGCGCGGCGACGCGGTGCTGGCGCGGGCGCTGGCGCTGATCGAGGACGGTGCCCTGGCGCAGGCGCCGCTGGCCGACCTGGCCGACCGCCTTCATCTTGGCGAGCGCCAGCTGCGCAGGCTGTTCAGCGAGCGCCTGGGCGCCTCGCCGGTGGCAGTCCATGGCACCCGCCGGCTGCTGTTCGCCAAGCAGTTGCTGACCGAGACGGCGATGCCGGTCACCGAGGTCGCCCTGGCCGCAGGCTTCGGAAGCCTGCGCCGCTTCCACACCGTGTTCCGGTCGGCGTACCGGATGCCGCCTGGCGCATTGCGTCGCCGCACCGATCGCCGCGTCGGGCCGGTGGCCGGCGATCCCCTGGAGCTGCGCCTGGCCTACCGCCCGCCGTTCGACTTCCGCGCGTCGCTGCGCTTCCTGGCGCAGCGCAGCCTGGCGGGCATCGACGCCGTGGTCGATGGTGGTTATGAGCGGTGGCTGGGCGGTGGTGCGTTCTGCCGGATAACCGCCTGGTCGCCGGACGCGCAGGCCTTGCGGCTGCGCCTGCAGGGCGTGCCACCGGCCGCGCTGCAGGGCGTGGTGGCCACGGTCCGCCGGGTGTTCGACCTGGATGCAGAGCCGCAGGCGGTGAATGGCGTGCTGTCCGGCGATCCGTTGCTGGCCGCCTCCGTGCAGCGCCACCCGGGCCTGCGGCTGCCGGGCGCCTGGGACGGATTCGAAACCGCCGTGCGTGCGGTGCTGGGCCAGCAGGTCAGCGTCGCTGCGGCGCGCACCCTGGCGACCCGGCTGCTGGAAAGGATCGGCGTCCCGTGCGGCGACGGCGGGCGGCTGTTTCCCGGGCCGGCCGCCCTGCTCGACGCCGATCTGGGCGGTCTGGGCCTGACCGGTGCCCGCATGGCCACGCTGCGGACGGTCGCGGTGGCCCTGCTGGAGGGCAGGGTCGATTTCAGCCCCGGCCAGGCGTTGGAGAGCTTCGTGGCGCGCTGGACCGCACTTCCGGGTATCGGCACATGGACGGCCCATTACCTGGCGCTGCGCGTACTCGGCCATCCCGATGCCTTTCCGGCCGACGACCTGGTTCTCCGCCGGGTCGCAGGCGGCGCCGCCGGCCCGATCGCGGCGGGCGCGCTGGCAGCGCGGGCAAAGGCCTGGCGACCGTGGCGCGCCTATGGCGCCGTGCACCTGTGGCGCGCCGCGACACCCCCATCGAACACCAAGGAATCATGCGCATGA
- a CDS encoding methylated-DNA--[protein]-cysteine S-methyltransferase: MTLDCLRIDTPIGPLGLAADRHGLHRIQFQASPDLAWAGPGARLARSTLLDQARTQLEAYFAGTLRRFDLPLVPRGTDFQRRVWLALAAIPWGETRNYGELATAIGRPGAARAVGGANGRNPLPIVLPCHRVIGADGSLTGFGGGLPIKRRLLVLEGWHGD, translated from the coding sequence ATGACGCTGGACTGCCTGCGAATCGACACGCCGATCGGCCCGCTCGGCCTGGCCGCCGACCGGCACGGGTTGCACCGCATCCAGTTCCAGGCCAGCCCGGACCTCGCCTGGGCCGGTCCTGGCGCGCGGCTGGCCCGCAGCACGTTGCTGGATCAGGCGCGAACCCAGCTCGAGGCCTACTTCGCGGGCACCCTGCGCCGCTTCGACCTGCCGCTGGTGCCGCGGGGAACGGATTTCCAACGTCGGGTGTGGTTGGCGCTGGCCGCCATTCCCTGGGGAGAGACTCGCAACTACGGCGAGCTGGCCACGGCCATCGGCAGACCGGGCGCGGCGCGGGCTGTTGGCGGCGCCAATGGCCGCAATCCCCTGCCGATCGTGCTGCCCTGCCACCGGGTGATCGGCGCCGATGGCAGTCTGACCGGCTTCGGCGGCGGCCTGCCCATCAAACGCCGCCTGCTGGTCCTGGAGGGCTGGCACGGCGACTGA
- the purH gene encoding bifunctional phosphoribosylaminoimidazolecarboxamide formyltransferase/IMP cyclohydrolase, whose translation MIPADLPRLPIRRALLSVSDKTGLVELARFLADAGVELLSTGGSATALRAAGLAVTDVAAITGFPEIMGGRVKTLHPRIHGGLLHRGETDRAVMTEHGIAAIDLLVANLYPFEATVARPDCDLAAAVEEIDIGGPAMVRAAAKNFAHVAVLTDPGQYPAVLEELAGNAGTLSGASRWRLAVEAFNRISNYDAAISDHLSSLAADGTRSAFPAQANGRFVKVMDLRYGENPHQQAAFYRDLWPVPGTLATFRQLQGKELSYNNLADADAAWECVRQFERPACVIVKHANPCGVAQAADLAEAYALAFATDPTSSFGGIIAVNRELDEAAARAMTAQFLEVLIAPSVSQAARAVLARKGNVRVLEIPPGEGLNNRDVKRVGSGLLMQDADVRTVGRDQLRVVTRAQPAAAQLDDLMFAWRVARFVKSNAIVYAGNGRTLGIGAGQMSRVDSARIAALKAQGAGLDLAGCAVASDAFFPFRDGLDVLADAGAACVIQPGGSIRDEEVVAAADERGVAMVFTGMRHFRH comes from the coding sequence ATGATCCCAGCCGACCTGCCGCGCCTGCCGATCCGGCGTGCCCTGCTCAGCGTCTCCGACAAGACCGGACTCGTCGAGCTGGCCCGCTTCCTCGCCGATGCCGGCGTCGAGCTGCTGTCCACCGGCGGCAGCGCCACCGCCCTGCGCGCTGCCGGGCTGGCGGTGACCGATGTCGCCGCGATTACCGGCTTCCCGGAGATCATGGGCGGCCGTGTCAAGACCCTGCACCCGCGCATCCATGGCGGCCTGCTGCACCGTGGCGAGACCGACCGGGCGGTGATGACCGAGCACGGCATCGCCGCCATCGACCTGCTGGTCGCCAACCTCTACCCGTTCGAGGCCACCGTCGCGCGCCCGGACTGCGACCTGGCCGCGGCGGTGGAGGAAATCGACATCGGCGGCCCGGCCATGGTCCGCGCCGCCGCCAAGAATTTCGCGCACGTCGCCGTGCTGACCGATCCCGGCCAGTACCCGGCGGTACTCGAGGAACTGGCCGGGAACGCCGGCACTTTGTCCGGCGCCAGCCGCTGGCGGCTGGCGGTCGAAGCCTTCAACCGCATCAGCAACTACGACGCGGCGATCAGCGACCACCTGTCGAGCCTGGCCGCCGACGGCACGCGCAGCGCCTTTCCGGCCCAGGCCAACGGCCGCTTCGTCAAGGTCATGGACCTGCGCTACGGCGAGAACCCGCACCAGCAGGCGGCCTTCTACCGCGACCTGTGGCCGGTGCCCGGCACCCTTGCGACCTTCCGGCAACTGCAGGGCAAGGAGCTGTCCTACAACAACCTGGCCGACGCCGACGCCGCCTGGGAGTGCGTGCGCCAGTTCGAGCGCCCGGCCTGCGTGATCGTCAAGCACGCCAATCCCTGCGGCGTCGCGCAGGCCGCCGACCTGGCCGAGGCGTACGCGCTCGCCTTTGCCACCGACCCGACCAGCAGCTTCGGCGGCATCATCGCCGTCAATCGCGAACTCGACGAGGCCGCTGCCCGGGCGATGACCGCGCAGTTCCTGGAGGTGCTGATCGCGCCGTCGGTGAGCCAGGCGGCGCGCGCCGTGCTGGCCCGCAAGGGCAACGTCCGTGTGCTGGAAATCCCGCCGGGCGAGGGTCTCAACAACCGCGACGTCAAGCGGGTCGGCTCCGGCCTGCTGATGCAGGACGCCGACGTGCGCACGGTCGGCCGCGACCAGCTCCGGGTGGTGACCCGGGCACAACCTGCGGCGGCCCAGCTCGACGATCTGATGTTCGCCTGGCGGGTGGCGCGCTTCGTGAAGTCCAACGCCATCGTCTATGCCGGCAACGGCCGCACCCTGGGCATCGGCGCCGGCCAGATGAGCCGCGTCGACTCCGCGCGCATCGCCGCGCTCAAGGCACAGGGTGCCGGCCTGGACCTGGCCGGCTGCGCGGTCGCTTCGGACGCCTTCTTCCCGTTCCGCGACGGCCTCGACGTGCTCGCCGATGCCGGTGCCGCCTGCGTCATCCAGCCGGGCGGCTCGATCCGCGACGAGGAGGTGGTCGCCGCAGCCGACGAACGTGGCGTGGCGATGGTGTTCACCGGGATGCGCCACTTCCGCCACTGA
- the prmA gene encoding 50S ribosomal protein L11 methyltransferase, with protein MWLALTVPTQPRFEQRLSQALEDLGAVAVTLLDAEDQPLYEPAPGETPLWRRITVQALFPGDMDEVGIVFGLSALQPGLDLGRVQVSRVDDRDWTRAWMDDFRPMRFGRRLWVVPSGHTLPEEAGADAVELRLDPGLAFGTGTHATTAQCLEWLDGQDLDGARVLDFGCGSGILAVAAARLGAASVIAVDNDPQALTATQANASANGVADRVHAVAAGDWTAQGDCAVVVANILANTLVLLAGSLVQALRPGGRIALSGVLPEQGDEVVAAYAAHGVRYMDRCEREGWLLLHGQRA; from the coding sequence GTGGCTGGCGCTGACCGTGCCGACCCAGCCGCGCTTCGAGCAGCGCCTGAGCCAGGCGCTGGAGGACCTTGGCGCGGTCGCCGTCACCCTGCTCGACGCCGAGGACCAGCCGCTCTACGAACCGGCACCGGGCGAGACGCCGCTGTGGCGCAGGATCACGGTGCAGGCGCTGTTCCCCGGCGACATGGACGAGGTCGGCATCGTGTTCGGCCTGTCGGCGCTGCAACCGGGACTCGACCTGGGGCGGGTGCAGGTCAGCCGCGTCGACGACCGCGACTGGACGCGCGCCTGGATGGACGATTTCCGGCCGATGCGCTTCGGTCGCCGGCTGTGGGTCGTGCCGAGCGGACACACCCTCCCGGAGGAGGCCGGCGCCGACGCCGTGGAGCTTCGTCTCGATCCTGGACTGGCGTTCGGCACCGGCACCCACGCCACCACCGCGCAGTGCCTCGAATGGCTGGACGGCCAGGACCTGGATGGCGCCAGGGTACTCGATTTCGGCTGCGGCTCAGGCATCCTGGCGGTCGCCGCCGCGCGCCTGGGCGCGGCATCGGTGATCGCCGTCGACAACGATCCGCAGGCGCTCACGGCAACCCAGGCCAATGCCAGCGCGAACGGCGTCGCCGACCGGGTGCATGCGGTCGCAGCAGGGGACTGGACCGCGCAGGGCGACTGCGCCGTCGTTGTCGCCAACATCCTGGCCAATACCCTGGTCCTGCTTGCCGGTTCCCTGGTCCAGGCGCTGCGGCCGGGCGGCCGGATCGCCCTGTCCGGCGTGCTGCCAGAGCAGGGCGACGAGGTGGTCGCCGCCTACGCCGCGCATGGCGTTCGGTACATGGACCGGTGCGAACGCGAAGGCTGGCTGCTGCTGCATGGGCAACGCGCCTGA